The Paenibacillus sp. FSL R7-0345 DNA segment GAGGGCGCTGCCTCAGGGAAAGGGGTGCTCGAAGTGACAGGCAATGACGTCGCAGCCTTCTGTGACGAGCTGATCAAGGACTCCCAAACCTATGAGGACCTTTATCAGGAGGCGGTTGACCAGAAAGTAGCCAAGGCCATGAACCAGGCAACGGATAAATTGAAGTGAAGGGTGGTTAACGGGATGAAGAAAGCCATTCAAGTGCAGGGACTGCGAAAATCCTTTAAGCATACAGAGGTATTAAAAGGAGTCGATTTTGATGTAGAGCAGGGTGAAATCTTCGCCTTGCTCGGCAGTAACGGTGCTGGCAAGACAACGATAGTCCGCATTCTCGCCACGCTGCTCAGACAGGACGAAGGTACAGCAGCTGTTAATGGCTTCGACGTTACATCAGCTCCCGGCAAGGTGCGGCAGGCCATCAGTCTGACCGGGCAGTTTGCAGCCGTAGACGAGATGCTGACCGGACGGGAAAACCTGATCATGATCGCCAAATTGCGTCATTTGGAGCAGCCGCGTCAGGTTGCGGAGGATTTGCTGAACCGTTTTGGCTTGAAGGATGCTGCAGACCGTAAGCCCTCCACTTATTCAGGCGGGATGCGCCGCAGGCTTGATATCGCGCTCAGTCTTGCCGGGAAACCGCAGATCATTTTCCTGGATGAGCCGACTACCGGTCTTGATCCTGAGGCCCGGCTTGAGGTTTGGAAGATCGTAAAGGAGCTTGCCGCCGGCGGCACGACAGTGTTCCTGACCACACAGTATCTTGAGGAAGCAGAACAGCTTGCCGACAAGATCTCTATTTTGCATCAGGGCAGGATTATCGCGGGCGGTACACTTGCGGAACTGAAAAAACGTTTTCCGGCTGCCAAGGTAGAGTATATTGAGAAACAGCCGACCTTAGAGGAAATCTTCCTCGCAATTACCGGTAAGAAGGAGGCGATCTGATGGAGACGGCAAAAAACCATTTTTTTAGCGACATGAGTGTGATGCTGGGCCGTTCCATGCGTCATATAGTCCGGAGCGTTGATACAATCTTTACGGTCTGTATCACTCCGATTGCCATGATGCTGCTGTTTGTCTATGTGTTTGGCGGCGCAATTGAAACAGGTAGCGGTAATTATGTGAACTACCTGCTGCCGGGCATCCTTCTGATGGCGATTGCCAGCGGCGTAGCCTATGTGGCATACCGTCTGTTCTTGGATAAGCAGCGGGGCATCATTGAACGGTTCAACTCCATGCCGATTGCGCGTTCCACAGTGCTGTGGGGGCATGTGCTGACCTCAGTGGTATCCAACGTTCTATCTATTATCGTCATTATCCTCGTAGCCCTCCTTATGGGCTTTCGCTCACCGGCAGGGGTCTTAGCATGGCTTGCTGTGGCTGGTATACTTGTGCTGTTCACACTCGCCTTAACCTGGATCGCGGCAATTGCCGGTCTATCCGCCAAAACAGTGGAAGGCGCAAGTGCCTTCTCCTATCCGTTAATCTTCCTTCCCTTCATCAGCTCGGCCTTTGTGCCGACCGGATCTATGCCCAAAGCGGTGCGTGTTTTTGCTGAAAATCAGCCGGTGACCCCAATTGTTGAAGCGATCCGCGCCTTGCTCTCCGACCAGCCGGTAGGCTCTGATATTTGGGCGGCTCTGGCGTGGTGTACCGGAATCCTGATCGTTGCTTATCTGTTGGCGGTGCGTGCGTATAGACGG contains these protein-coding regions:
- a CDS encoding ABC transporter ATP-binding protein, which codes for MKKAIQVQGLRKSFKHTEVLKGVDFDVEQGEIFALLGSNGAGKTTIVRILATLLRQDEGTAAVNGFDVTSAPGKVRQAISLTGQFAAVDEMLTGRENLIMIAKLRHLEQPRQVAEDLLNRFGLKDAADRKPSTYSGGMRRRLDIALSLAGKPQIIFLDEPTTGLDPEARLEVWKIVKELAAGGTTVFLTTQYLEEAEQLADKISILHQGRIIAGGTLAELKKRFPAAKVEYIEKQPTLEEIFLAITGKKEAI
- a CDS encoding ABC transporter permease — encoded protein: METAKNHFFSDMSVMLGRSMRHIVRSVDTIFTVCITPIAMMLLFVYVFGGAIETGSGNYVNYLLPGILLMAIASGVAYVAYRLFLDKQRGIIERFNSMPIARSTVLWGHVLTSVVSNVLSIIVIILVALLMGFRSPAGVLAWLAVAGILVLFTLALTWIAAIAGLSAKTVEGASAFSYPLIFLPFISSAFVPTGSMPKAVRVFAENQPVTPIVEAIRALLSDQPVGSDIWAALAWCTGILIVAYLLAVRAYRRNA